A single region of the Thermoleophilum album genome encodes:
- a CDS encoding MarP family serine protease, with product MNTADWIVLAFVAAMAAFGYAQGLIVGISSLFGFVGGALAGAKLAPQLLADPASPYASLIALAAAVLLGGVAAAVLETLAAEARRRMRGALGVADGVGGALLLAVLGLLLAWIVGTALARFDRPPSLRQAVQRSAILSYLGEHLPRPSFLLEALAKLDTLPRIPAPDVVVGAPDPALVQDPDVQRAAGSVVRVLGTACGLGSEGSGWLARPGVVVTNAHVVAGQVDTTVQLRGVGVRYSAQAIWFDPRNDVAILSVPALQNVPSLALAPRAESGQGAAVIGYPLNGPLTVGAARVGGTYRMSLTDIYERERVVRSVLAFRGEVRPGNSGGPLVDAAGRVVGTVFAAARDGSQSGAAVPNDVVRAALARAAGPVSTGHC from the coding sequence GTGAACACGGCCGACTGGATAGTGCTCGCGTTCGTCGCCGCGATGGCGGCGTTCGGCTACGCGCAGGGGTTGATCGTCGGGATCTCTTCGCTTTTCGGCTTCGTCGGCGGCGCTCTCGCCGGCGCCAAGCTCGCTCCGCAGCTGCTGGCTGATCCCGCTTCTCCCTACGCCTCGCTGATCGCGCTGGCGGCCGCGGTTCTGCTCGGCGGTGTGGCAGCGGCGGTGCTCGAGACGCTCGCTGCCGAGGCGCGCCGGCGGATGCGTGGGGCGCTCGGTGTCGCCGACGGGGTTGGTGGCGCTCTGCTTCTCGCCGTCCTTGGGCTGCTCTTGGCGTGGATCGTCGGTACCGCGCTCGCCCGCTTCGACCGACCGCCCTCGCTGCGACAGGCCGTGCAGCGCTCGGCGATCCTCAGCTATCTGGGCGAGCACCTGCCGCGGCCGAGCTTCCTCCTCGAGGCGCTCGCCAAGCTCGACACGCTGCCGCGCATCCCGGCGCCCGATGTGGTCGTCGGCGCTCCCGACCCGGCGCTGGTCCAGGATCCCGACGTCCAGCGGGCGGCCGGCAGCGTCGTGCGCGTGCTCGGCACCGCCTGCGGGCTCGGCAGCGAAGGTTCGGGCTGGCTCGCGCGGCCCGGCGTGGTGGTGACCAACGCCCACGTCGTCGCCGGCCAGGTCGACACCACGGTGCAGCTGCGCGGTGTCGGTGTGCGCTACAGCGCCCAGGCGATCTGGTTTGACCCCCGCAACGACGTCGCGATCCTCTCGGTGCCGGCGCTCCAGAACGTCCCGTCGCTTGCGCTCGCACCGCGTGCCGAGAGCGGGCAGGGCGCAGCGGTGATCGGCTACCCGCTGAACGGGCCGCTGACGGTGGGGGCGGCGCGGGTCGGCGGTACCTACCGGATGTCGCTCACCGACATCTACGAGCGCGAGCGGGTGGTGCGCTCGGTGCTCGCTTTCCGCGGCGAGGTGCGTCCGGGCAACTCGGGCGGTCCGCTCGTCGATGCGGCCGGCCGGGTCGTGGGGACGGTCTTCGCCGCCGCCCGCGACGGCTCGCAGAGCGGCGCCGCCGTGCCCAACGACGTCGTCCGTGCGGCGCTCGCGCGGGCCGCGGGGCCGGTCTCGACCGGCCACTGCTAG
- a CDS encoding penicillin-binding transpeptidase domain-containing protein — MALLAGAVAALRDGGEELATVERFAAALERRDSRALARTTIDPRSGRPPTLARVRAVFGEQWRTATLVALAAGKPEPAPGDRFTLPVVARTRAFGTVRGAIAVRVREGRVVLASELAFPGLRRGERLARRELPPARAPILARDGTALASGPATARVYPIGGAALPVTGMLAATSTESVRERLYALGFPRDWPTGSSGLEAAFERRLRGRPGGVLLAGRRVLARSAPRPAPPLRTTIDVRLQRAAVAALGARFGAIAVLGARSGAVRALAGVALAGTQPPGSTFKIVTAAAALAAGVAELGDRFPLARSARVDGVEIRNAYDELCGGTLVEAFAHSCNSVFAPLGVRVGAARLVAMAERLGFNRRPPVPGAVASTLPPARELATPLAVAATAIGQGRVLASALGMASVVQAVAADGVRAKPHIAPAAPRRRRVLDGSVAASLRTLMRAVVTTGTGRGAELPALGVAGKTGTAELSSRPPSDSTAPSVRDDPARLSAWFCGYAPHRRPVLAFCVLLVRQGAGGDVAAPTAADFLRRALELGWRPTEDSS; from the coding sequence ATGGCCCTACTAGCGGGGGCGGTCGCCGCCTTGCGCGACGGCGGCGAGGAGCTCGCCACCGTCGAGCGTTTCGCCGCCGCCCTCGAGCGCCGCGACAGCCGTGCGCTGGCGCGCACGACGATCGATCCGCGCAGCGGCCGTCCGCCGACGCTCGCGCGCGTGCGCGCCGTGTTCGGCGAACAGTGGCGCACGGCGACGCTCGTCGCGCTCGCCGCGGGAAAACCCGAGCCGGCGCCGGGCGACCGCTTCACGCTGCCGGTCGTAGCCCGCACCCGCGCCTTCGGCACAGTGCGGGGCGCGATCGCGGTGCGCGTGCGCGAGGGGCGTGTCGTGCTGGCGAGCGAGCTGGCTTTCCCCGGGCTCCGCCGCGGCGAGCGCCTCGCTCGCCGCGAACTGCCGCCGGCGCGGGCGCCGATCCTCGCCCGCGACGGCACCGCGCTCGCGAGCGGACCGGCGACCGCGCGCGTCTACCCGATCGGCGGCGCAGCCTTGCCCGTCACCGGCATGCTCGCCGCGACCAGCACCGAGAGCGTGCGCGAGCGCCTTTATGCGCTCGGCTTCCCGCGCGACTGGCCGACCGGAAGCAGCGGGCTCGAGGCAGCGTTCGAGCGACGGTTGCGCGGCCGGCCGGGCGGTGTGCTTCTCGCCGGCCGCCGTGTGCTCGCGCGCAGCGCACCGCGCCCGGCACCCCCGCTTCGCACCACCATCGATGTGCGCTTGCAACGGGCGGCGGTAGCGGCGCTCGGCGCTCGCTTCGGGGCGATCGCCGTGCTCGGCGCGCGCAGCGGCGCGGTGCGCGCGCTCGCCGGGGTCGCTCTCGCAGGCACCCAGCCGCCCGGCTCGACGTTCAAGATCGTCACGGCCGCGGCCGCGCTGGCCGCAGGCGTCGCCGAGCTCGGCGACCGTTTCCCGCTCGCCCGCTCCGCGCGCGTCGACGGTGTCGAGATCCGCAACGCCTACGACGAGCTTTGCGGCGGCACGCTCGTCGAGGCGTTCGCGCACTCGTGCAACTCGGTGTTCGCGCCGCTCGGTGTGCGGGTCGGCGCGGCTCGGCTCGTGGCGATGGCCGAGCGGCTCGGCTTCAACCGCCGCCCGCCGGTGCCGGGCGCGGTAGCGAGCACGCTGCCCCCTGCGCGCGAGCTAGCAACGCCGCTAGCTGTGGCGGCGACCGCGATCGGCCAGGGCCGCGTGCTCGCCTCGGCGCTCGGTATGGCGTCGGTGGTCCAAGCCGTAGCCGCCGACGGCGTGCGCGCCAAACCGCACATCGCGCCCGCTGCGCCGCGCCGCCGGCGGGTGCTCGACGGCAGCGTCGCCGCCTCCCTGCGCACGCTGATGCGCGCCGTCGTCACCACCGGCACCGGCCGCGGTGCCGAGCTTCCCGCTCTCGGTGTCGCCGGAAAAACCGGCACCGCCGAGCTGTCAAGCCGACCGCCGTCCGACAGCACGGCCCCGTCGGTGCGCGACGACCCCGCCCGGCTGAGCGCGTGGTTCTGCGGTTACGCACCGCACCGCAGGCCGGTGCTGGCGTTCTGCGTGCTGCTCGTCCGCCAAGGTGCGGGCGGCGACGTAGCCGCTCCGACGGCAGCCGACTTCCTGCGCCGCGCCCTTGAGCTCGGGTGGCGTCCGACCGAGGATTCATCCTAA
- a CDS encoding QsdR family transcriptional regulator codes for MSNGGGAGERVYSQAPPPTPLFRSWLAGEPERHVRAFELARSWYLEGRRIEMRALAAELGVSRPTLYRWAGSREQLVADVIWSFADHLFRTAVERARGRGARRILEVARRYTRWVAEAEPLRRFLEADAETALRILTRRHGGVQGRLVAAYEALLREEIERSALTVPLPPPLFAYLIVRVGEAFLYNDAICALEPDVESVLTVIRVLLHSGSASADAA; via the coding sequence ATGTCGAACGGGGGAGGCGCGGGGGAGCGTGTGTACTCGCAGGCGCCTCCGCCCACGCCGCTCTTCCGCTCGTGGCTCGCTGGCGAGCCCGAGCGTCACGTGCGCGCGTTCGAGCTTGCGCGCAGCTGGTACCTCGAGGGGCGGCGCATCGAGATGCGCGCCCTAGCTGCCGAGCTCGGGGTCAGCCGGCCCACGCTCTACCGCTGGGCGGGCAGCCGCGAGCAGCTCGTCGCCGACGTGATCTGGTCGTTCGCCGACCACCTTTTCCGCACCGCCGTCGAGCGTGCCCGCGGCCGCGGAGCGCGGCGGATCCTGGAGGTGGCGCGGCGCTACACGCGCTGGGTCGCCGAAGCCGAGCCGCTGCGCCGTTTTCTCGAAGCTGACGCCGAGACGGCGCTCCGCATCCTCACCCGCCGCCACGGCGGTGTGCAGGGGCGTCTCGTCGCCGCCTACGAGGCGCTGCTGCGTGAAGAGATCGAGCGCTCGGCGCTGACCGTGCCGCTGCCGCCGCCGCTGTTCGCCTACCTGATCGTGCGCGTGGGCGAGGCGTTTCTCTACAACGACGCGATCTGCGCGCTCGAGCCCGACGTCGAGAGCGTGCTGACGGTCATCCGCGTACTGCTCCACAGCGGCAGCGCCAGCGCCGACGCTGCTTGA
- a CDS encoding SRPBCC family protein — protein sequence MSAFTAATTITAEPAQVYDFVADLAAWPAVVDHFVADYRLARANPVGRGAAARFQVRSPVGKPYVELDVYSAERPRELLLRIRYGRVGRNRAACELRFVSESAGVTRVELLLETYPATRFDRLRDALCSLWLRRRVAAALERLRMVFEEPPAEPLRRATVAGLEPEKGPRFGAHAGADPALGTRWAGERLRARGARAASATVPRSQRVDG from the coding sequence ATGTCAGCGTTCACGGCGGCGACGACGATCACGGCAGAGCCCGCCCAGGTCTACGACTTCGTCGCCGATCTCGCCGCCTGGCCAGCAGTGGTCGACCACTTCGTTGCCGACTACCGGCTCGCGCGCGCCAACCCGGTCGGCCGTGGGGCCGCCGCCCGCTTCCAGGTGCGCTCCCCCGTCGGCAAGCCCTACGTCGAGCTCGACGTTTACTCGGCGGAGCGCCCGCGGGAGCTTTTGCTGCGCATCCGCTACGGGCGAGTGGGCCGCAACCGTGCGGCATGCGAGCTGCGTTTCGTTTCCGAGAGCGCCGGCGTCACGCGTGTCGAGCTGCTGCTCGAGACCTACCCCGCCACGCGCTTCGACCGCCTGCGCGACGCGCTCTGCTCGCTGTGGCTGCGGCGGCGAGTCGCCGCCGCGCTCGAGCGGTTGCGGATGGTGTTCGAGGAGCCCCCCGCCGAACCGCTGCGGCGCGCCACCGTCGCGGGTCTCGAGCCCGAGAAAGGCCCGCGCTTTGGCGCCCACGCCGGTGCCGACCCGGCGCTCGGTACCCGCTGGGCGGGCGAACGGCTCCGCGCCCGGGGCGCACGCGCGGCGAGCGCAACCGTGCCGCGCTCGCAGCGCGTGGACGGGTAG
- a CDS encoding FHA domain-containing protein, with amino-acid sequence MANQSVQPLREAGTYRCEGCGYLLALHEGEQLPACPLCGSNKFRHTLFDPRDPFGATVETPAAWTRNSQAPNDPPEWLERLADELASEEGCFLAFESDEGSIERVRLEPGWTRIGRSIAAQLRLDDPTVSRRHALIYVDSAGARILDDRSLNGVFVNGQPVELTELVHGDEIRIGRYRLFFVHGGYAGEETAASTERLVSTPEDAVA; translated from the coding sequence ATGGCTAACCAATCTGTGCAGCCGCTGCGCGAGGCGGGTACATACCGTTGCGAGGGGTGCGGGTACCTGCTCGCACTGCACGAGGGCGAGCAGTTGCCGGCCTGCCCACTGTGTGGCTCGAACAAGTTCCGGCACACGCTCTTCGATCCGCGCGATCCGTTCGGAGCGACCGTCGAAACGCCGGCAGCGTGGACACGTAACAGCCAAGCGCCGAACGATCCGCCGGAGTGGCTCGAACGCCTCGCCGACGAGCTGGCAAGCGAGGAGGGTTGCTTCCTGGCATTCGAGAGCGACGAGGGCAGCATCGAACGGGTGCGCCTGGAGCCGGGCTGGACGCGCATCGGGCGCTCGATAGCCGCGCAGCTGCGCCTCGACGACCCCACCGTGTCGCGCCGCCACGCTCTGATCTACGTCGACAGCGCGGGCGCGCGCATCCTCGACGATCGTTCGCTGAACGGTGTGTTCGTGAACGGCCAGCCGGTCGAACTCACCGAGCTAGTGCACGGTGACGAGATCCGCATCGGCCGCTACCGGCTGTTCTTCGTCCACGGGGGCTACGCAGG